The Mammaliicoccus sciuri genome window below encodes:
- a CDS encoding ABC transporter ATP-binding protein, producing MAIKVNNLTGGYGKKAVIHDISFECKPSEVVGLIGLNGAGKSTTIKHILGLLTPQQGEMSINNIDIKADIESYRRNLTYIPESPVLYDELTLEEHIYMTAMAYGIDKDTALEKAMPLLKRLRLENELKVFPIHFSKGMKQKVMIVCAFLVEPTQYIIDEPFLGLDPLGIQTMLDLIVERRNQGSSVLMSTHILATAERYCDRFIILHQGRLVAMGNLEELREKTGLTNATLDDIYIHLTQGEAYE from the coding sequence GTGGCAATTAAAGTGAATAATTTAACAGGTGGATACGGTAAAAAAGCTGTTATCCATGATATCTCATTTGAATGTAAACCAAGTGAAGTCGTGGGACTTATTGGATTAAATGGTGCAGGGAAAAGTACAACAATTAAACATATACTTGGCTTATTAACACCACAACAAGGTGAGATGTCCATTAATAATATAGATATTAAAGCAGATATAGAATCTTATAGAAGAAATCTTACATATATACCAGAAAGTCCAGTATTATATGATGAATTAACTTTAGAAGAACATATTTACATGACTGCTATGGCATATGGTATTGATAAAGATACAGCACTTGAAAAGGCAATGCCGTTATTGAAAAGACTAAGACTTGAAAATGAATTAAAAGTCTTTCCGATACATTTTTCAAAAGGTATGAAACAAAAAGTTATGATTGTCTGCGCATTCTTAGTTGAACCGACGCAATATATTATAGATGAACCGTTTTTAGGGTTAGATCCATTAGGTATACAAACAATGTTAGATTTAATAGTAGAAAGACGCAATCAAGGCTCTTCAGTATTAATGTCTACACATATACTTGCAACTGCTGAAAGATATTGCGATAGATTTATTATATTACATCAAGGTCGTTTAGTAGCAATGGGCAATTTAGAAGAACTGAGAGAAAAAACTGGACTTACTAATGCAACACTAGATGATATTTATATACATTTAACACAAGGTGAAGCGTATGAATGA
- the ecsB gene encoding ABC transporter permease EcsB yields MNDVNTLYKVRQREEVLEKMNYNKFIFNGHFLIFITIMIGAFALGYSNWLKDIPQNINYRLIFSVILSICSIFPMRTFFREADKLYLLPFEKHLTLYIRKALTYSYFNRLYLPVVILVVGLPLFYQLMGDKFYLYITVMVLSFVFPILGLMMKWFWLKYGLEIWGINVLLFIVYASGYYTTLKVGALSGLLSIVVLIALIILLENINRGTFYQWETLIAIEHNHKMNYYKFVNMFTDVKVLNERTVRRRYLDVFLKVPSSKKFNQNYMYKFLFVRSFARGKDAFFIVLRLLIIGLVLIWWIDQPVISAILGALIMYLLILQLSQFYKQQAYGLWPQVWPVSEGQVVKGYHQFLINIMIVLGIILSIIYILKFVTAIYFVILFFIVGWLTIDSSIKKIKKHQELLRD; encoded by the coding sequence ATGAATGATGTAAATACTTTATATAAGGTTAGACAAAGAGAAGAAGTATTAGAGAAAATGAATTACAATAAATTCATCTTTAATGGTCATTTCTTAATATTTATAACTATTATGATCGGTGCATTTGCATTGGGATATAGTAATTGGTTAAAAGATATTCCACAAAATATTAACTATCGATTAATCTTTTCGGTTATATTATCTATTTGTTCGATATTTCCAATGAGGACTTTCTTTAGAGAAGCAGATAAGTTATATTTGTTACCATTCGAGAAACACTTAACGCTCTATATTAGAAAAGCTCTAACATATAGTTATTTTAATCGACTATACTTACCAGTCGTAATATTAGTGGTCGGGTTGCCATTATTTTATCAATTAATGGGTGATAAATTTTATTTATATATCACGGTTATGGTATTGAGTTTCGTCTTTCCAATTCTAGGACTTATGATGAAATGGTTCTGGTTAAAATACGGATTAGAAATTTGGGGGATTAATGTATTACTCTTTATTGTGTATGCGAGTGGTTATTACACAACTTTAAAAGTAGGGGCTTTGTCAGGTCTATTATCTATTGTCGTATTGATTGCTTTAATTATTTTATTAGAAAATATCAATAGAGGTACTTTTTATCAGTGGGAAACATTAATCGCTATCGAACATAATCATAAGATGAATTATTATAAATTCGTTAATATGTTTACAGACGTAAAAGTATTAAATGAACGAACAGTTCGCAGAAGATATTTAGATGTCTTCTTAAAAGTCCCAAGTTCTAAGAAATTTAATCAAAATTATATGTATAAATTCTTATTTGTAAGAAGTTTTGCAAGAGGGAAAGATGCATTCTTTATCGTATTAAGATTATTGATTATCGGACTTGTATTAATTTGGTGGATTGATCAGCCAGTTATATCAGCCATATTAGGTGCTTTAATCATGTACTTGTTGATATTACAATTATCTCAATTTTATAAACAACAAGCATACGGATTGTGGCCACAAGTATGGCCGGTAAGTGAAGGACAAGTAGTTAAAGGCTATCATCAATTTTTAATTAATATCATGATTGTCTTAGGTATTATTTTATCAATCATATATATATTGAAATTTGTTACAGCGATTTATTTCGTTATATTATTCTTCATTGTTGGTTGGTTAACAATAGATTCTTCCATTAAGAAAATTAAAAAACATCAAGAGTTACTTAGAGATTAA
- a CDS encoding antibiotic biosynthesis monooxygenase family protein, with translation MKCYITTGTYHFLHSIMKKHPDEDIHHYTRQDTTVLIHETNGDTVFAQPREYQILESKGAFINHEFIAASYIPVSDEMQHRFENHYVDIDSQFDNFEGFESFRLLKPRKGDTYMILVGFDSNELYEDFTKSSFYAEYFSRDATRKFSGAEQYSTANYTKYWYRPEEDEEAENEEA, from the coding sequence ATGAAATGTTATATAACAACAGGTACGTATCATTTTCTGCATAGTATAATGAAGAAACATCCAGATGAAGATATTCATCATTATACGAGACAAGATACGACAGTACTTATTCATGAAACAAATGGTGATACAGTATTTGCACAACCAAGAGAATATCAAATATTAGAATCAAAAGGTGCTTTTATCAATCATGAATTTATAGCAGCAAGCTACATTCCTGTATCTGATGAAATGCAACATCGATTCGAAAATCATTATGTAGATATCGACAGTCAATTTGACAATTTCGAAGGGTTCGAATCATTTAGATTACTTAAACCTCGAAAAGGCGATACTTATATGATATTAGTTGGTTTTGATTCAAACGAATTATATGAAGATTTCACAAAATCATCTTTCTATGCGGAATATTTCTCTAGAGATGCTACTCGTAAATTCTCAGGTGCTGAACAATATTCAACAGCAAATTATACAAAGTATTGGTATAGACCTGAAGAAGATGAAGAAGCTGAAAATGAAGAAGCATAA
- a CDS encoding YtxH domain-containing protein, giving the protein MKFSRLAIGVGVGFVTGFTTAILNTDRSGDALKTDLKSTADGSKIQLSEIKDNAIEIKDYVLKTKDESQIAIQSLGEEIKTMINEFKADINPNIEQIQKNIENISNLGNEIQKEIQNTKLPFLKN; this is encoded by the coding sequence ATGAAATTTTCAAGACTCGCAATTGGTGTTGGTGTAGGATTTGTTACAGGTTTTACAACAGCCATTTTAAATACAGACCGTTCTGGTGATGCTTTAAAGACAGATTTAAAATCAACTGCTGACGGATCTAAAATTCAATTAAGTGAAATTAAAGACAATGCTATTGAAATAAAAGATTATGTATTAAAGACGAAAGACGAAAGCCAAATTGCTATTCAATCATTAGGTGAAGAAATTAAAACGATGATTAATGAATTTAAAGCTGATATTAACCCTAATATTGAACAAATACAGAAAAATATTGAAAATATTAGCAATCTTGGCAATGAAATTCAAAAAGAAATTCAAAATACTAAGCTTCCATTTCTAAAAAATTAG
- a CDS encoding DUF3267 domain-containing protein, whose protein sequence is MFLCSKSINIQSRYGLQRIVLISALVSFLTFIVTYEIFNYLQTEPLKDDKFILFLFVLCLIYPIHKLLHLIVLMYYRKSFKMNKTTKAKRALPLYNIRVDQPINKIVFCFALICPLVTITTLSIALVNIIPQYGHYILFIMSINVGISIIDLLYLKIILFTKKSTYIEERKNGIELLIKRSLDAEHL, encoded by the coding sequence ATGTTTTTGTGTTCTAAATCAATTAATATACAGTCTCGTTATGGATTGCAGAGAATTGTATTAATTAGTGCTTTAGTTTCATTCTTAACATTTATCGTCACTTACGAAATATTCAATTATTTACAAACAGAACCTTTAAAGGACGATAAGTTTATACTATTCTTATTCGTCCTTTGCTTAATTTATCCAATTCATAAATTGTTGCATTTGATTGTATTAATGTATTATCGTAAGTCATTTAAAATGAACAAAACGACTAAAGCTAAACGTGCTTTACCATTATATAATATTAGAGTAGATCAACCAATTAATAAGATTGTATTTTGTTTTGCACTTATTTGCCCGCTCGTTACGATAACTACCCTATCTATTGCACTCGTAAATATAATTCCACAATATGGACATTACATTTTATTTATAATGTCTATTAATGTTGGCATATCTATTATCGATTTACTTTATTTAAAGATTATTTTATTTACAAAAAAAAGCACTTATATTGAAGAAAGAAAAAATGGTATCGAATTGTTAATAAAACGTTCACTGGATGCCGAACATTTATAG
- the yhaM gene encoding 3'-5' exoribonuclease YhaM yields the protein MRTIETLKPGDSVDHYFLIHRATQGVTAQGKPYMTLYLKDKSGDIEAKVWTVTNEDIQLLVPETIIRVKGDVIDYRGRKQMKVNQFRVAVDEDNVKLENFLEAAPLSIDDMSEEIMTYILDIENAKLQRITRILLKKYQKEYFIFPAASSHHHNFVSGLSYHVVTMLRQAKALCDIYPILNRSLLYSGIILHDLGKVKELSGPVATSYTVEGNLLGHISIVSDEIAQVAKEHNIEGEEVLLLRHLVLSHHGKLEYGSPKLPMVKEAEILHFIDNIDARMMMFKKHLKKVDKGQFTERIFALENRQFYKPETLD from the coding sequence ATGAGAACTATAGAGACATTGAAACCAGGAGACTCAGTAGATCATTACTTTTTGATTCATCGAGCAACTCAAGGTGTTACAGCTCAAGGTAAACCATATATGACACTTTATCTTAAAGATAAAAGTGGTGATATAGAAGCAAAAGTATGGACGGTAACAAATGAGGATATTCAACTACTCGTACCTGAAACGATTATTCGTGTGAAAGGTGACGTAATTGATTATCGTGGAAGAAAACAAATGAAAGTTAATCAATTTAGAGTGGCTGTAGATGAAGATAATGTGAAGTTGGAAAACTTCCTAGAAGCGGCGCCATTATCAATCGACGATATGTCAGAAGAAATTATGACGTATATACTAGATATTGAAAATGCTAAATTACAAAGAATTACACGTATATTACTTAAAAAATATCAAAAAGAGTATTTTATATTCCCAGCAGCTAGTTCACATCATCATAATTTTGTTTCTGGCTTAAGCTATCATGTTGTAACAATGTTAAGACAAGCGAAGGCATTGTGTGATATTTATCCAATATTAAATAGAAGTTTATTATATAGTGGTATTATCTTGCATGACTTAGGTAAAGTAAAAGAGTTGTCAGGACCTGTCGCAACATCATACACAGTTGAAGGAAACTTATTAGGCCATATTTCAATCGTTAGTGATGAAATTGCTCAAGTTGCAAAAGAGCACAATATAGAAGGGGAGGAAGTCCTCTTATTGAGACATTTAGTTTTAAGTCACCACGGTAAATTAGAGTATGGATCGCCAAAATTACCTATGGTTAAAGAAGCAGAAATTCTTCATTTTATTGATAATATTGATGCGAGAATGATGATGTTTAAAAAACATCTTAAAAAAGTAGATAAAGGTCAATTTACAGAGCGCATCTTTGCTTTAGAAAATAGACAATTTTATAAACCTGAAACTTTAGATTAA
- a CDS encoding HTH-type transcriptional regulator Hpr, which translates to MSNELDMIEKMLFTHKVSQLSKALWKTIEKNWQQWIKPFDLNINEHHILIIIRSLNEATISEVSKYGVMHVSTVFNFAKNLEKRGYLTMPKSQHDKRTTYLELTDKGLAVLRKTYLNYSNDTNRLYEIAADYEKVMYNMPEFTDVKYIVGQIYGSDFIHHIEQNHEQLRKYLLDEQSEDDA; encoded by the coding sequence ATGTCGAATGAATTGGACATGATTGAAAAAATGTTATTTACTCATAAGGTTTCACAGTTATCTAAAGCTTTATGGAAGACAATCGAGAAAAATTGGCAGCAGTGGATTAAGCCTTTCGACTTAAATATTAATGAACATCATATTTTAATTATTATTAGAAGTTTAAATGAAGCTACAATTTCTGAAGTGAGTAAATATGGCGTTATGCATGTATCTACTGTTTTTAATTTCGCTAAAAATTTAGAAAAACGTGGTTATTTAACAATGCCTAAAAGTCAGCACGATAAGCGTACGACTTATTTAGAATTAACGGATAAAGGTCTTGCAGTGTTAAGAAAGACATATTTAAACTATTCAAATGATACAAACAGATTATATGAAATTGCTGCAGATTATGAAAAAGTTATGTACAATATGCCAGAATTTACGGATGTGAAATATATCGTTGGTCAAATATATGGTAGCGACTTTATTCATCACATTGAACAAAACCATGAGCAATTAAGAAAATATCTACTTGACGAACAGTCTGAGGATGATGCATAA
- a CDS encoding peptidylprolyl isomerase — MKSIKKIVLPVTLSASVLTLGACGNGSDNSGETLVETKAGNVTSQDVLDKMGSNEVAQNAFQIVLNKVLKDKYEDKVDTKKLDEQVDKQIEQYGGKKKFEEALQQEKPGATIKDFKESQKTSKYQEEFINDAVKVSDKEINENTKKASHILIKVKSDDSDEGLSDKAAKKKAEKLLAQIKKNPDDFEKIAKKESQDEGTKSKGGALGFVLKGQMDESFEKALFKLKKDDEISDVVKSQYGYHIIKADKGEPSKKEKASLKEQYRQLKIQKEPKIIINAYKKLLDEYKVDYKDKDIKKAIEDNILNEKALQQQQMQAAQQSSAS, encoded by the coding sequence ATGAAATCAATTAAAAAAATAGTGTTACCTGTAACACTTTCAGCATCAGTATTAACTTTAGGCGCTTGTGGTAATGGTTCAGATAATTCTGGAGAAACTTTAGTAGAAACTAAAGCCGGAAACGTAACTTCACAAGACGTACTAGACAAAATGGGTAGTAACGAAGTCGCACAAAATGCATTTCAAATTGTACTTAACAAAGTCTTAAAAGATAAATACGAAGACAAAGTTGATACGAAGAAATTAGACGAACAAGTTGATAAACAAATCGAGCAATACGGTGGTAAGAAGAAATTTGAAGAAGCACTACAACAAGAAAAACCAGGTGCTACTATAAAAGACTTTAAAGAATCTCAAAAAACTTCTAAATATCAAGAAGAATTTATCAACGATGCCGTAAAAGTTTCTGACAAAGAAATCAATGAAAATACTAAAAAAGCTTCTCATATCTTAATCAAAGTTAAATCAGATGATTCTGATGAAGGTTTAAGTGATAAAGCAGCTAAGAAAAAAGCTGAAAAATTACTAGCTCAAATTAAGAAAAACCCAGACGACTTTGAAAAAATCGCTAAGAAAGAATCACAAGATGAAGGTACTAAATCTAAAGGCGGCGCTTTAGGATTTGTATTGAAAGGTCAAATGGATGAGTCATTTGAAAAAGCATTATTCAAACTTAAAAAAGATGACGAAATTTCAGATGTTGTTAAATCTCAATATGGTTATCATATTATAAAAGCAGATAAAGGCGAACCATCTAAGAAAGAAAAAGCAAGCCTTAAAGAACAATATCGTCAACTAAAAATCCAAAAAGAACCTAAGATCATCATCAATGCTTACAAAAAATTATTAGATGAATACAAAGTTGACTACAAAGATAAAGATATTAAAAAAGCAATCGAAGATAATATCTTAAACGAAAAAGCATTACAACAACAACAAATGCAAGCAGCACAGCAATCATCAGCAAGCTAA
- a CDS encoding HIT family protein, producing the protein MSETIFSKIINGEIPSFKVYENDYVYAFLDISQVSKGHTLLIPKKASPNIYETDPETMKHIAEALPIVANAIKKAFNPDGLNIIQNNGEYASQSVFHIHFHLIPRYKEDIDGFGYIWNTNEDQLDDEKKAEIAQTIQQHF; encoded by the coding sequence ATGTCAGAAACAATATTCAGCAAAATTATCAACGGTGAAATCCCATCATTCAAAGTTTACGAAAATGATTATGTATATGCATTCTTAGATATTTCTCAAGTAAGTAAAGGACACACATTACTTATTCCAAAGAAAGCTTCACCAAATATTTATGAAACAGACCCAGAAACAATGAAACATATAGCTGAAGCTTTACCAATCGTTGCGAATGCCATCAAGAAAGCTTTCAATCCAGATGGTTTAAATATTATTCAAAATAATGGCGAGTATGCTTCACAATCTGTATTCCATATCCACTTCCACTTAATCCCACGATATAAAGAAGATATTGATGGTTTCGGTTATATTTGGAATACAAATGAAGATCAATTAGATGATGAGAAAAAAGCAGAAATCGCACAAACAATTCAACAGCATTTTTAA
- the hemE gene encoding uroporphyrinogen decarboxylase, which produces MSVPFNDTILKAAKGEKTTHTPVWFMRQAGRSQPEYRKIKEKYSLFEITHQPELCAYVTKLPVDQYNTDAAILYKDIMTPLTGIGVDVEIKSGIGPVIHNPIKDISDINRLGQINPEEDVKYVLDTIKLLTEEQLNVPLIGFTGAPFTLASYMIEGGPSKNYNKTKAFMYKQPEAWFKLMDTLADMAIRYTHAQIEAGCKMIQVFDSWVGALNAEDYHYFIRPSMNKIFAAIKEKNVPVTTFGVGASHLIEEWNQLPVDVIGLDWRLQIKEAREKGITKTLQGNLDPAILLAPWEVIEQRLVQILDQGLVDHNYIFNLGHGVFPEVQPDTLRRVAQFVHDYSAKYKSQQR; this is translated from the coding sequence ATGAGTGTACCGTTTAACGATACAATTTTAAAAGCAGCAAAGGGAGAAAAAACAACTCATACACCAGTTTGGTTTATGAGGCAAGCAGGTAGATCACAGCCTGAATATAGAAAAATTAAAGAAAAGTATTCATTATTTGAAATTACACATCAACCAGAACTTTGTGCATATGTTACAAAATTACCAGTAGATCAATATAATACTGATGCTGCAATTTTATATAAAGATATTATGACACCTTTAACTGGAATTGGTGTAGATGTAGAAATTAAATCTGGAATAGGACCTGTTATACATAACCCTATTAAAGACATTTCTGATATTAATCGATTAGGTCAAATAAATCCTGAAGAAGACGTAAAATATGTCTTAGATACGATTAAACTTTTAACAGAAGAACAACTAAACGTACCATTAATAGGATTTACTGGCGCACCATTCACGCTAGCGAGCTATATGATTGAAGGTGGACCATCTAAAAATTATAATAAGACTAAAGCGTTTATGTATAAACAGCCAGAAGCTTGGTTTAAATTAATGGATACATTAGCTGATATGGCAATTCGCTATACACATGCTCAAATTGAAGCTGGATGTAAGATGATTCAAGTATTCGATTCATGGGTAGGTGCGTTAAATGCTGAAGATTATCATTATTTCATTAGACCATCTATGAATAAAATTTTTGCAGCGATTAAAGAAAAAAACGTACCTGTTACAACATTTGGTGTTGGAGCTAGCCATTTAATAGAAGAATGGAATCAATTACCGGTTGATGTCATCGGGCTAGATTGGCGCTTACAAATCAAAGAAGCTAGGGAAAAAGGTATTACTAAGACGTTGCAAGGAAACTTAGATCCAGCTATTTTACTAGCACCATGGGAAGTTATTGAACAAAGACTCGTTCAAATATTGGATCAAGGTTTAGTAGACCATAATTATATCTTTAATCTTGGACACGGTGTCTTTCCTGAAGTACAACCTGATACATTGAGAAGAGTTGCTCAGTTTGTGCATGATTATTCAGCAAAATATAAATCACAACAAAGATAG